AAAGATGCACTTCGCAAGACACCATCGTTCGTCTATCTCTATATGAATGAACTCGATGTGGCGGGCCATAGTGATGGCGTGGGTAGCAAAAAATGGTTAGCAGCTTTAGCCATGATCGATTTGATGGTTGCAAACCTAATGAAAGAGATGCCGAAGGGAACCCGTATCTGGCTAACATCCGATCATGGAATGATAAATGTAGGTGAAAGGATTGTTATCGGCGATGAGAATCCGCTCCTAGAAAACATTGCAACAATTGCTGGCGAACCTCGAGCCCGTCATCTGTATTTGCGCCCTAACCACGATAACGCAGCGGCTCGCAGCGATGTTGCAAGTGTGTGGCAAGAGTTTTTAGGCGATCGCGTTGACATTTACACGCGCGAGCAGGCGATAGATAATAATCTATTCGGTGAATTGGTTAGCGCTGATTCACTTGATCGTATGGGCGAAGTCATTGCCGTAGCACAAGGCACGGTCGTGTTAATCGATCCGACTCGCATTGACAAAGAGAGTTCGATGGTAGGCCATCACGGCGCAGATAGCGATATAGAAACGCAGGTTGCTTTACTTACAACAACCTTAAATTAAAGCTTAGAGCCAATCGGCTTTTCTAAACTTGTAAAACAAAAATGAACTGAGTGCTGTGACAACTCCGAGCACTAATGGGTATCCAAACTTCCAACCGAGTTCAGGCATGAATTCAAAATTCATTCCGTAAATTCCAGCGACCATTGTTGGGCCGGCAGCCAAAGCAACCCACGCTGAAATCTTTCTAACATCCTCATTTTGGCGCATTTGAACATGAGCCAGATCGGCCTGCAACGCAGTAGTTAAAAGTGAATCCATGCCAGATGCATACTCGCAGGCACGTAGTAAGTGATCGAGAGTGTCTCTAAAAAAGGGCTTTAATGTTTCAGGTGTTTCCGTGTACGTTGAAGATACTAATTTCTGCAGTGGAATAACTAGAGGCTCAATTGCGTGTCGATACTCAATGAGTTCACGCTTAAGAAAGTAAATCTCTTGAGAAAAAGTCTGACGTTTGCCACCAAATACTTTGGTCTCTAAGTTAATCACATCATTTTCGAGCTCAGTTGCAATCACTTTATATTCATCGATTACACGGTCGACTACGGCGTGCAATACGGCAAACGGCCCTAGTTTTAAAAATTCAGGCTTTGCCTCTAACTCATGTCGAACAGTAACTAATGGAGTACCTTCGCCGTGGCGGACAATCACTATGAATTCTTTTTCAACGAAACAAATCAACTCACCCGTTGAAATTGCGCTATTGCGTTCATTGTAGAAAACCGTTTTTAAAGTGAAGAAAGTTAGTCCTTCATACTCTTCAATCTTTGGTCTTTGTTGGGCATGTACGGCATCTTCAACTGCAAGTGGGTGAAAGTTAAGCTCACCGACGACATGTTCGAACTCTTCATGAGTTGGTTCGGACAGACCAAGCCAAACAAATCCTCCAGATGAGTGAGCGATATCTACTAAATCAGAGATGTCATCAGGACCGTTAACGCGGATGCCATTTTGATAAAGAGCTGAATCAACAATCATTCCTGTATTTTACTGATCCTCGGTTGGTTTTATTCCAAACATTATTTCATCCCAGCTGGGCACTTTTGCTCGAGCAACGATTCCATCACGTGTGGCCTCATCATCTGGGGCTTCGCGGATTACCGCTAGTCGCGGAATCTCTGATTCAAAGTTAGTTGCCTCGCGCATTGATGGATGATTTGATTCTGAGTACACAAGCCCCGGAGTAGACAAATGTGTTGGTCGCGGTGCGGGTTCGTCTCCCATCATCCAACGAGCATTTTCATCGAGGGATGCTATGAGACGACGCGTCGGATCAAAACTCCATTGTGCAACTCCACGTCCACTTGTGTGTGGGTAGTGAAGTTCGATGCTCCAAGTTCCATCTTCATGACGCCACGTCAGCCATGAGAGATCTGAGAGATCGATATTTCGTGGGGCGAGGCGCGAAAGAACTACCCCAAGAAGAGTTACGGGATCTCTTCCGCCCTCTTTGCGAACAGGTATCTGTTGTGCTTGATCAATAATATAAATGCGCTCTTGCAGAATTGGCCCAGAGAAGCGCTCAATCTTTTCGAGGCTAACATTATTTTCACGCGCGAGAACCTCTGGCAACTCACCGGATCGCAATCGACGCTGAATCTCTTTTATAGAGATAGCACCGCTTGGTTGCTCTGGCACCGACATCAGGTGCGGCTGATTAACCGAGGCACGTAATGAATCCGTTAGATTCACTGTGAACTCATTGCCATCACTATCGTGCAGCCGTAGATGGGTACCCTCATCGCTCTTGCCGATGAATTGCAGTTCAGTCATGTTTGGAAGAATAACTGATGAGCGCCTTATATGTGGTGAAGTAAGGCAGCGTGGCTACAAGTGAGGCTATTAAGAATCCTAAAGGAACCCAAAAAGAAATCTGCGCCCCAAATCGATCGATACTCCAACCAGAAACGGTACTGGCTAGAGCTCCACCCAGCGGCATACCCGCAACTACCCAACTCAAGGACTGCGTTATTTGATCGGGGGGAAGCGATGATTCAGCCACGCCATATGCGTTAATAATGAGAGGTGCTACTGCAACTCCATTGAAGAAAAGAGCGAGTGCAAGCGCCAGAATGGAGTGAGCAAATAGAAGCGGTATTGCTAACAGGGTCAAAGAGATTAAGAAAATTAAGAACCTCGCCGCATGTGAGAGCCTCCATTTGACTAAGCCATTAATCAGGGCTGCCACTGCGCTGCCACAAGCCCAAATGGCTAAAAGAATCCCCGAGGTAGATGAACGCCCCAATTCTGCGGTAAAGGCGACGGTAACAATTGCAATGGCACCAAAAAAACCGCCTACGAACATAATCGGAATCACAACGGCTTGTAGAGCTTTGCTCCTCATGGCAGCTGGAGGGCGTATTGTCCCGATGCGTGGAGATGGTGGAGGTTCAGTTGCTCGAAGATTGGCAAAAACCGGCATTCCAATAG
This sequence is a window from Candidatus Planktophila sp.. Protein-coding genes within it:
- a CDS encoding alkaline phosphatase family protein gives rise to the protein MHLSQITPSIFSSLGLGTAEDSIDAGTSLMGREILFLVDGFGADVLETFASVIPNITQLKRHAIVDTAFPSTTATSLATLTTGTLPGVHGMLGYTVQVPRSGGRILNALKWDERVDPTNWQPVPTLFERAMAEGINVAHVAAKRYENSGFTRAVFRGAEYRGANVVPDLIAHTKDALRKTPSFVYLYMNELDVAGHSDGVGSKKWLAALAMIDLMVANLMKEMPKGTRIWLTSDHGMINVGERIVIGDENPLLENIATIAGEPRARHLYLRPNHDNAAARSDVASVWQEFLGDRVDIYTREQAIDNNLFGELVSADSLDRMGEVIAVAQGTVVLIDPTRIDKESSMVGHHGADSDIETQVALLTTTLN
- a CDS encoding magnesium and cobalt transport protein CorA; its protein translation is MIVDSALYQNGIRVNGPDDISDLVDIAHSSGGFVWLGLSEPTHEEFEHVVGELNFHPLAVEDAVHAQQRPKIEEYEGLTFFTLKTVFYNERNSAISTGELICFVEKEFIVIVRHGEGTPLVTVRHELEAKPEFLKLGPFAVLHAVVDRVIDEYKVIATELENDVINLETKVFGGKRQTFSQEIYFLKRELIEYRHAIEPLVIPLQKLVSSTYTETPETLKPFFRDTLDHLLRACEYASGMDSLLTTALQADLAHVQMRQNEDVRKISAWVALAAGPTMVAGIYGMNFEFMPELGWKFGYPLVLGVVTALSSFLFYKFRKADWL
- the sepH gene encoding septation protein SepH, with the protein product MTELQFIGKSDEGTHLRLHDSDGNEFTVNLTDSLRASVNQPHLMSVPEQPSGAISIKEIQRRLRSGELPEVLARENNVSLEKIERFSGPILQERIYIIDQAQQIPVRKEGGRDPVTLLGVVLSRLAPRNIDLSDLSWLTWRHEDGTWSIELHYPHTSGRGVAQWSFDPTRRLIASLDENARWMMGDEPAPRPTHLSTPGLVYSESNHPSMREATNFESEIPRLAVIREAPDDEATRDGIVARAKVPSWDEIMFGIKPTEDQ
- a CDS encoding MFS transporter yields the protein MFSAYSTVARSPGAMKFSLFGLIGRMPISMDPLALIFIVVAASNSYALAGALSATAAITMSIAMPYWSGVADRFGQRALLMRVFPLKLIGIGIFIALVQNDAPKWSWFASIIVAEASSINLGGLVRRRWLYVLGADTSSKSHNERDIVNAAYSLEALNDEFVFIVGPIIATACATSIDPSAGLLAGLVFLSIGMPVFANLRATEPPPSPRIGTIRPPAAMRSKALQAVVIPIMFVGGFFGAIAIVTVAFTAELGRSSTSGILLAIWACGSAVAALINGLVKWRLSHAARFLIFLISLTLLAIPLLFAHSILALALALFFNGVAVAPLIINAYGVAESSLPPDQITQSLSWVVAGMPLGGALASTVSGWSIDRFGAQISFWVPLGFLIASLVATLPYFTTYKALISYSSKHD